From the Osmerus eperlanus chromosome 19, fOsmEpe2.1, whole genome shotgun sequence genome, one window contains:
- the fgl1b gene encoding fibrinogen like 1B — translation MSLLLLVLFCQVMASADFFAHQAPCELELEELRQSVRMLENTLLIGAWKIDHMRRHKHFGLPQPSMHQSDPAPDSNPETNPHRNTTEEFKRVPQNPHPTAGNLIVHDKDCSELYDRLRPVSGFYRIRPRATLEPFLAYCDMEDGGGWTVIQRRRHGRVNFNRDWVDYRDGFGEFKLWNDEFWLGNELIHSLLEEGENLMKIDLTDWTGEKSHAMYNNFRVADEKDKYRLSFGQYSGRAGDALSGGSNMVEQWSASQGGMYFSTRDQDNDRFLQGSCAQENQGGWWYNRCHAANLNGKFYRGGEYKAKFDNGVVWGTWKGLWYSLRHTTMKVRPRLFLDSSLGSGAGPDG, via the exons ATGTCGTTGCTGCTTCTGGTGCTGTTTTGCCAAGTCATGGCCTCTGCGGATTTCTTT GCACATCAGGCCCCCtgtgagctggagctggaggagctgaggcAAAGTGTTCGGATGTTGGAGAACACGCTGTTGATTGGTGCCTGGAAAATCGACCACATGCGTAGACACAAGCACTTCGGCCTTCCACAACCCAGCATGCATCAGTCTGACCCAGCTCCTGACTCAAACCCCGAAACAAACCCACACCGCAACACGACAGAAGAGTTCAAAAGAGTACCACAAAACCCACATCCCACAGCAGGGAACCTCATCGTCCATGATAAAG ACTGCTCTGAGCTGTATGACAGACTGAGGCCTGTCAGCGGTTTCTACCGGATACGACCCAGAGCGACCCTGGAGCCGTTCCTGGCCTACTGTGACATGGAGGACGGTGGCGGCTGGACGGTCATTCAGCGGAGACGCCACGGGAGGGTCAACTTCAACCG AGACTGGGTTGACTACAGGGACGGCTTTGGAGAGTTTAAGCTGTGGAACGATGAGTTCTGGCTGGGGAATGAACTCATACACTCCCTGCTGGAGGAAG gtGAGAACCTGATGAAGATAGACCTGACAGACTGGACTGGAGAGAAGAGCCACGCCATGTACAACAACTTCAGGGTCGCCGACGAAAAG gataaGTACCGCCTATCCTTCGGTCAGTACAGTGGGCGTGCGGGGGACGCCCTAAGCGGGGGCTCGAACATGGTGGAGCAGTGGTCTGCCTCCCAGGGTGGAATGTACTTCAGCACCAGGGACCAG GACAATGACCGCTTCCTGCAAGGCAGCTGTGCCCAGGAGAATCAGGGGGGCTGGTGGTATAACAG gTGTCATGCTGCCAACCTGAATGGAAAGTTCTACCGGGGAGGGGAATACAAAGCTAAGTTTGACAATGGCGTGGTGTGGGGAACGTGGAAGGGCCTCTGGTATTCCCTCAGACACACCACCATGAAGGTGAGGCCCCGGCTCTTCCTGGACAGCAGCCTGGGCAGTGGAGCAGGGCCGGACGGATAG
- the tpte gene encoding putative tyrosine-protein phosphatase TPTE isoform X1, whose amino-acid sequence MSSVHFSPGSDSKEVNGIDKIDKMDDAKVEIDDGKDVRDDPDTMYHLIRRKIAPFVMSFGFRMFGIVLIIVDIVLVIVDFSLAKSAHMGDILEAVSLAISFFFLFDVLLRIYVEGFRVYFSSTFNIIDACIVIITLVVTMIYTFTELTGASLIPRVVTFLRALRIVILVRLFRLASQKKELEKVTRRMVSENKRRYQKDGFDLDLTYVTDRIIAMSFPSSGKQSFYRNPIGEVARFLDAKHEDHYKVYNLCSEKGYDPKFFHYRVERVFIDDHNVPSLEDMLKYTANVREWMAADDKNIIAIHCKGGKGRTGTLVCTWLIDSDQFDSAQDSLDYFGERRTDKSHSSKFQGVETPSQSRYVGYYEVMKSKFNRQLPPPQSLKIKSIRIHSIAGVGKGNGSDLKVKIIVRKELVFQCVCAKQENCKVFPDVGSNAVVISLQDGPVVSGDVKVMFESSAGLPKGYEDCPFYFWFNASFIEDNRLFLSREELDNPHKAKTWDLYKEDFGVTVVFTAPE is encoded by the exons atgtcaTCTGTTCATTTCAGTCCAGGGTCAGATTCCAAAGAAGTTAATGG AATCGACAAGATCGACAAGATGGACGATGCTAAGGTAGAGATCGACGATGGAAAGGATGTGAGGGATGATCCCGACACCATGTACCA TCTCATCCGGAGAAAGATCGCCCCTTTTGTCATGTCGTTTGGATTTCG TATGTTCGGGATTGTGCTGATCATAGTGGACATTGTGCTGGTGATCGTGGACTTCTCTCTGGCCAAGAGCGCACATATGGGAGATATTCTGGAGGCAGTGTCCCTCGccatctccttcttcttcctctttgaTGTTCTGCTGCGCATTTACGTGGAggg GTTCCGAGTGTACTTCAGCTCAACGTTCAACATCATAGACGCCTGTATCGTCATCATCACCCTGGTGGTCACCATGATCTACACCTTCACTGAGCTGACCGGAGCCAGCCTCATACCACG ggtGGTGACATTCCTGCGTGCTCTAAGGATCGTGATTCTGGTGAGGCTCTTCAGACTGGCGTCTCAGaagaaggagctggagaaggtcaCCCGGAGGATG GTCTCGGAGAACAAAAGACGTTACCAGAAGGATGGATTCGATCTCGATCTGACCTATGTCACAG ATCGCATTATTGCCATGAGCTTCCCCTCTTCTGGAAAGCAATCTTTCTACAGGAATCCCATTGGA GAAGTTGCCAGATTCTTGGATGCCAAACATGAAGACCACTACAAAGTCTACAACCTGTGCA GCGAGAAGGGCTACGACCCCAAGTTCTTCCACTACCGGGTGGAGAGGGTGTTCATCGATGACCACAATGTCCCCTCGTTGGA GGACATGCTGAAATACACGGCCAACGTAAGGGAGTGGATGGCTGCAGACGATAAAAACATAATTGCCATTCACTGCAAAGGAGGCAAAG GAAGGACGGGTACCTTGGTGTGTACCTGGCTGATTGACAGTGACCAGTTTGATAGTGCACAG GACAGTCTCGACTACtttggggagaggagaacagacaaGAGTCACAGCTCGAAGTTCCAGGGCGTGGAGACTCCCTCTCAG AGCAGATACGTAGGCTACTATGAGGTCATGAAGTCCAAGTTCAACAGACAGCTGCCTCCTCCACAGAGCCTCAAGATCAAGAGCATTCGTATCCACTCCATCGCTG gtgTTGGAAAGGGGAATGGCAGCGATCTGAAAGTGAAGATCATAGTGAGGAAGGAGttggtgttccagtgtgtgtgtgccaaacaGGAGAACTGCAAG GTGTTCCCTGACGTGGGCAGCAATGCGGTTGTCATCAGCCTGCAGGACGGACCAGTGGTCAGCGGAGACGTGAAGGTCATGTTTGAGTCCAGCGCC GGTCTGCCTAAGGGCTACGAGGACTGCCCCTTCTACTTCTGGTTCAACGCGTCGTTCATAGAGGATAACAG GCTCTTCCTGTCCAGAGAGGAGTTGGATAACCCCCACAAAGCCAAGACCTGGGACCTGTACAAGGAGGACTTTGGCGTCACCGTCGTTTTCACAGCGCCTGAATAG
- the tpte gene encoding putative tyrosine-protein phosphatase TPTE isoform X2: MDDAKVEIDDGKDVRDDPDTMYHLIRRKIAPFVMSFGFRMFGIVLIIVDIVLVIVDFSLAKSAHMGDILEAVSLAISFFFLFDVLLRIYVEGFRVYFSSTFNIIDACIVIITLVVTMIYTFTELTGASLIPRVVTFLRALRIVILVRLFRLASQKKELEKVTRRMVSENKRRYQKDGFDLDLTYVTDRIIAMSFPSSGKQSFYRNPIGEVARFLDAKHEDHYKVYNLCSEKGYDPKFFHYRVERVFIDDHNVPSLEDMLKYTANVREWMAADDKNIIAIHCKGGKGRTGTLVCTWLIDSDQFDSAQDSLDYFGERRTDKSHSSKFQGVETPSQSRYVGYYEVMKSKFNRQLPPPQSLKIKSIRIHSIAGVGKGNGSDLKVKIIVRKELVFQCVCAKQENCKVFPDVGSNAVVISLQDGPVVSGDVKVMFESSAGLPKGYEDCPFYFWFNASFIEDNRLFLSREELDNPHKAKTWDLYKEDFGVTVVFTAPE; this comes from the exons ATGGACGATGCTAAGGTAGAGATCGACGATGGAAAGGATGTGAGGGATGATCCCGACACCATGTACCA TCTCATCCGGAGAAAGATCGCCCCTTTTGTCATGTCGTTTGGATTTCG TATGTTCGGGATTGTGCTGATCATAGTGGACATTGTGCTGGTGATCGTGGACTTCTCTCTGGCCAAGAGCGCACATATGGGAGATATTCTGGAGGCAGTGTCCCTCGccatctccttcttcttcctctttgaTGTTCTGCTGCGCATTTACGTGGAggg GTTCCGAGTGTACTTCAGCTCAACGTTCAACATCATAGACGCCTGTATCGTCATCATCACCCTGGTGGTCACCATGATCTACACCTTCACTGAGCTGACCGGAGCCAGCCTCATACCACG ggtGGTGACATTCCTGCGTGCTCTAAGGATCGTGATTCTGGTGAGGCTCTTCAGACTGGCGTCTCAGaagaaggagctggagaaggtcaCCCGGAGGATG GTCTCGGAGAACAAAAGACGTTACCAGAAGGATGGATTCGATCTCGATCTGACCTATGTCACAG ATCGCATTATTGCCATGAGCTTCCCCTCTTCTGGAAAGCAATCTTTCTACAGGAATCCCATTGGA GAAGTTGCCAGATTCTTGGATGCCAAACATGAAGACCACTACAAAGTCTACAACCTGTGCA GCGAGAAGGGCTACGACCCCAAGTTCTTCCACTACCGGGTGGAGAGGGTGTTCATCGATGACCACAATGTCCCCTCGTTGGA GGACATGCTGAAATACACGGCCAACGTAAGGGAGTGGATGGCTGCAGACGATAAAAACATAATTGCCATTCACTGCAAAGGAGGCAAAG GAAGGACGGGTACCTTGGTGTGTACCTGGCTGATTGACAGTGACCAGTTTGATAGTGCACAG GACAGTCTCGACTACtttggggagaggagaacagacaaGAGTCACAGCTCGAAGTTCCAGGGCGTGGAGACTCCCTCTCAG AGCAGATACGTAGGCTACTATGAGGTCATGAAGTCCAAGTTCAACAGACAGCTGCCTCCTCCACAGAGCCTCAAGATCAAGAGCATTCGTATCCACTCCATCGCTG gtgTTGGAAAGGGGAATGGCAGCGATCTGAAAGTGAAGATCATAGTGAGGAAGGAGttggtgttccagtgtgtgtgtgccaaacaGGAGAACTGCAAG GTGTTCCCTGACGTGGGCAGCAATGCGGTTGTCATCAGCCTGCAGGACGGACCAGTGGTCAGCGGAGACGTGAAGGTCATGTTTGAGTCCAGCGCC GGTCTGCCTAAGGGCTACGAGGACTGCCCCTTCTACTTCTGGTTCAACGCGTCGTTCATAGAGGATAACAG GCTCTTCCTGTCCAGAGAGGAGTTGGATAACCCCCACAAAGCCAAGACCTGGGACCTGTACAAGGAGGACTTTGGCGTCACCGTCGTTTTCACAGCGCCTGAATAG